A window from Neobacillus sp. PS3-40 encodes these proteins:
- a CDS encoding NfeD family protein, with protein sequence MDTIYLISFLVGGIFIFTSFLLGGILHTDFHVEGEIPFLSPSVIATFVTMFGAMGLFFEKTFHLPPFEVTLLSIFIGIVSSTLLIFLVMIPLQKAQKSNAKGSKEMIGKDAEVLATVSQHSKGEIVYTQAGFRMSAPAITDGSSLLPGEKVRIVDVQKGVFKIEKKLKEEI encoded by the coding sequence ATGGATACTATTTATTTAATTAGTTTTTTGGTTGGAGGCATATTTATTTTTACATCGTTCCTTTTGGGTGGAATACTTCACACTGATTTCCATGTCGAAGGAGAAATTCCTTTTTTATCCCCTTCCGTTATTGCTACATTTGTGACAATGTTTGGTGCAATGGGACTTTTTTTTGAAAAAACGTTTCATTTACCGCCATTTGAAGTTACATTATTGTCTATATTTATTGGAATAGTCTCGTCCACTTTACTGATTTTTCTCGTCATGATTCCTCTTCAAAAAGCCCAAAAAAGCAATGCCAAAGGTTCAAAAGAAATGATTGGTAAAGATGCAGAAGTTTTGGCAACAGTATCACAGCATTCAAAAGGTGAAATTGTCTACACCCAGGCAGGCTTCCGAATGAGTGCCCCTGCTATTACAGATGGGTCCTCTTTGTTACCGGGAGAAAAAGTAAGAATTGTAGATGTGCAAAAAGGTGTTTTTAAAATTGAAAAGAAACTAAAGGAGGAAATCTAA
- a CDS encoding flavin monoamine oxidase family protein has protein sequence MPNHINHQLTTEQMISIIRNGLKKSHVPKHITIVGAGLAGLVAASLLKEAGHNVTILEANNIVGGRAYTIRSPFSNGLYLNAGPMRIPSTHFLTLAYIDKFGLPRNQFINRTPTDILYINGIKTRLNIFERNPGILNFPVAPNERGMSAEELINLAKKPIIDFIKMDPKRNWALVEKEFKNYSLGSFLKSYHYKYGTTFSDGAVDMIGVLLDLEAYMGMSFIEFLREDFILSTDRFYEITGGMDLLPRGFLPQLNEDIRFYQRMTKIVQYNHSVTIHSTHQHTLENSTITSDLAIVTIPFSVLRFVKVEPYHSFSYYKRRAIRELNYMSSTKIGIEFKSRFWERYGQNGGKSITDLPIRFTYYPSQGIGTNGPAVVLASYTWADEALTWNGQSKEDRIQYALRNLAEIYGDQVYSEFVSGASFSWVDNPFSTGAFVTFVPSQETEIYPYITMPEGRVHFAGEHTTLTHGWMQGAIESGIRVANEVNDLPK, from the coding sequence ATGCCTAATCACATAAATCATCAATTAACGACTGAACAAATGATTAGCATTATTAGAAATGGTCTTAAAAAGTCACATGTGCCCAAGCATATTACTATTGTTGGTGCAGGACTAGCAGGTCTGGTTGCAGCTTCTCTATTGAAGGAGGCAGGGCATAACGTCACAATCCTAGAAGCCAACAACATTGTTGGCGGACGTGCCTATACAATCCGTTCACCCTTTAGCAATGGGCTTTATTTAAACGCGGGTCCAATGCGCATTCCTAGTACCCATTTTTTGACCTTAGCGTATATTGATAAATTTGGTCTACCCAGGAACCAGTTTATTAACCGAACTCCTACGGATATTCTTTATATCAATGGTATCAAAACACGTCTTAACATTTTTGAACGTAATCCAGGTATTCTAAACTTTCCTGTTGCCCCTAATGAAAGAGGCATGAGCGCAGAGGAACTGATTAATTTAGCTAAAAAGCCAATTATCGACTTTATAAAGATGGACCCAAAGAGAAATTGGGCTCTTGTAGAAAAAGAATTTAAAAACTACTCACTAGGTTCTTTCTTAAAATCTTACCATTATAAATATGGAACGACTTTTTCAGATGGAGCAGTGGATATGATCGGTGTGCTCCTTGACTTAGAGGCATATATGGGGATGTCATTTATTGAATTTTTACGTGAAGATTTTATCCTAAGCACTGATCGTTTCTATGAGATAACTGGCGGTATGGATCTGCTGCCGAGGGGATTTCTCCCTCAATTAAATGAAGACATTAGGTTCTACCAAAGGATGACGAAAATTGTCCAATATAACCACAGTGTAACCATTCATTCCACCCATCAGCACACCTTAGAGAATTCAACTATAACTAGTGATCTTGCCATCGTTACCATCCCCTTTTCCGTGTTACGATTTGTAAAAGTGGAACCCTACCATTCTTTTTCTTATTATAAACGAAGAGCGATTCGAGAACTGAACTATATGAGTTCAACAAAAATCGGAATTGAATTCAAAAGTAGATTTTGGGAAAGGTACGGACAAAATGGTGGTAAATCCATTACTGATCTGCCGATTCGCTTCACTTATTACCCAAGTCAGGGGATTGGTACCAATGGGCCTGCTGTAGTTTTGGCAAGTTATACATGGGCGGATGAGGCTTTAACCTGGAACGGTCAATCAAAAGAAGATCGGATTCAGTATGCTCTAAGGAACCTAGCTGAAATTTACGGAGACCAAGTGTATTCTGAATTTGTTTCAGGAGCTTCCTTTAGTTGGGTCGATAATCCATTTTCTACTGGAGCTTTCGTGACCTTTGTACCGAGTCAGGAAACCGAAATTTATCCTTATATCACAATGCCAGAAGGAAGAGTGCACTTTGCAGGAGAACATACAACACTCACCCATGGTTGGATGCAAGGTGCTATTGAATCTGGAATACGGGTTGCAAATGAAGTGAATGACTTACCAAAATAA
- a CDS encoding NADH-quinone oxidoreductase subunit B family protein produces MFFVLKQLWKYGIGTMPLQDLRSNSTTLDTPTPDITTAVHPKLDVVNDLDQLLEKAPGLIKKIFGRSLHIRHLDSGSSNACEWEINALLNPVYDVQRFGIDFVASPRHADMLLVTGGVTRNLEEAVRKTFEAVPSPKLVVAIGDDACGIGLIGRTYAHYGGVDQIIPVNVYVPGAPPSPIEILNGILKAVEQTQ; encoded by the coding sequence ATGTTCTTCGTTTTGAAGCAGTTATGGAAATATGGTATTGGTACCATGCCACTTCAAGATTTACGTTCAAACTCAACAACATTAGATACACCCACGCCAGACATCACTACTGCTGTCCATCCAAAATTGGATGTTGTAAATGATTTGGATCAACTGCTAGAAAAGGCGCCCGGGCTTATCAAAAAAATATTTGGGAGATCATTGCATATCCGCCATTTAGACTCAGGTTCTTCAAATGCTTGTGAGTGGGAAATTAATGCCTTACTTAACCCGGTGTATGATGTGCAACGTTTTGGTATCGACTTTGTGGCATCCCCCCGTCATGCCGATATGTTACTAGTAACTGGCGGGGTTACTCGTAATCTTGAGGAAGCCGTTCGTAAAACCTTTGAGGCAGTCCCATCTCCAAAATTGGTAGTTGCGATTGGCGATGATGCATGTGGTATTGGATTAATTGGTAGAACGTATGCCCATTATGGGGGGGTGGATCAAATCATCCCAGTGAACGTCTATGTTCCTGGTGCTCCACCTTCGCCTATTGAAATCCTAAATGGAATACTAAAAGCAGTTGAACAAACACAATAG